From Crassaminicella indica, one genomic window encodes:
- a CDS encoding 1-phosphofructokinase family hexose kinase, translating to MITTVTLNPAIDRAYVINDFKPNKKYHLDIDEVKITAGGKGLNVARVAAILGEKVNATGLLGGYSGKFIQEELDKLNISTSFVPINKASRIFTAIVDPLNNTETIVAEKGPVVTKRELNAFVKEFVKILKYSEIIVAAGSVPKGLPKTIYGDMVKIARDNNVKMIIDASGSYLEEAIKARPFMIKPNLEELEELVGYQLDSEYKIVFECKHICKQGIEVVGISMGEAGAIFVTKDGAYKVCAPKVSQINSVGCGDAFVAGFAVSIYRKNTLEEAFRMAVATGTANAIEGKIGYVNLEFVKKFYNEVKVIKLD from the coding sequence ATGATTACTACAGTTACCTTAAATCCCGCCATTGATCGGGCATATGTTATCAATGATTTTAAACCAAATAAGAAGTATCATTTAGATATAGATGAAGTAAAAATTACTGCTGGTGGTAAGGGGTTAAATGTAGCACGAGTAGCTGCTATTTTAGGAGAAAAAGTGAATGCTACAGGATTACTTGGAGGATACTCTGGCAAATTTATTCAAGAAGAATTGGACAAGCTTAATATCAGTACATCCTTTGTACCAATAAATAAAGCTTCTCGAATATTTACTGCTATTGTAGATCCACTCAATAATACAGAAACAATTGTAGCGGAAAAGGGACCTGTAGTAACAAAAAGAGAGCTTAATGCGTTTGTAAAAGAGTTTGTGAAAATTTTAAAATACAGTGAAATAATTGTTGCAGCAGGATCTGTACCAAAGGGACTTCCTAAAACTATTTATGGGGACATGGTAAAGATTGCACGGGATAATAATGTAAAGATGATTATTGATGCTAGTGGAAGCTATTTGGAAGAGGCGATAAAAGCAAGACCTTTTATGATTAAGCCTAATCTTGAAGAACTAGAGGAGTTAGTAGGATATCAATTGGATAGTGAATACAAAATTGTTTTTGAATGTAAGCATATCTGCAAGCAAGGGATAGAAGTTGTAGGAATTTCTATGGGAGAGGCTGGTGCCATTTTTGTTACAAAAGATGGGGCTTATAAGGTGTGTGCACCAAAAGTATCTCAAATTAATTCAGTAGGATGTGGAGATGCATTTGTAGCAGGGTTTGCAGTATCTATTTATAGAAAAAATACTTTAGAAGAAGCTTTTAGAATGGCTGTAGCTACAGGAACTGCTAATGCAATTGAGGGAAAAATTGGATATGTGAATTTGGAATTTGTAAAAAAATTCTATAACGAAGTAAAAGTAATAAAGTTGGACTAA
- the hpt gene encoding hypoxanthine phosphoribosyltransferase, with product MENKRKEILFSREDIQKRVEELGKQITKDYEGKKILAVSLLKGSFIFAADIVREIDAPVRVEFMATSSYGHGEKSSGNVKVLYDLNMDLEGYDVLVIDDIADTGLTMKYVLEHLKAKNPASIKCCVLLDKPSRRKTELKADYVGFTIPDKFIVGYGLNYGDYYRNVPYVFAFVD from the coding sequence ATAGAAAATAAGAGAAAAGAGATTCTTTTTTCTAGAGAAGATATTCAGAAGAGAGTAGAAGAATTAGGAAAGCAAATTACAAAAGATTATGAAGGAAAAAAAATATTAGCTGTATCTTTATTAAAGGGCAGTTTTATTTTTGCTGCAGATATAGTAAGAGAAATTGATGCGCCTGTTCGTGTTGAATTTATGGCTACTTCAAGCTATGGGCATGGAGAAAAATCTTCAGGAAATGTAAAGGTTTTATATGATTTAAATATGGATCTTGAAGGCTATGATGTTTTAGTAATTGATGATATTGCTGATACAGGTCTTACAATGAAATATGTATTAGAGCATCTAAAAGCGAAAAATCCAGCGAGTATTAAATGCTGTGTATTATTAGATAAGCCGTCAAGAAGAAAAACAGAGCTTAAAGCAGATTATGTTGGATTTACTATACCAGATAAGTTTATTGTAGGATATGGATTAAATTACGGTGATTATTATAGAAATGTTCCTTATGTATTTGCTTTTGTTGATTAA
- the lysA gene encoding diaminopimelate decarboxylase produces MKGTEIIGNNFYFGGCDTVKLAKKYGTPLYVISEDYICERCKEVREDFLNKYENTRAVYAGKAFLTLEMCRIIEREGLGIDVVSGGEIYTVIKAGFPMEKVIFHGNNKTIDEIELAVKNNVGRIVVDNLYELDLLNSVAQAHGKKMKILFRITPGVDSHTHKYISTGQVDSKFGIPLKGNIINEAIKRAIDVSNVELMGFHFHVGSQLFDNSSHIKAVKTLVKLMNDMKEEVGFITKELNTGGGFGIYYVKGDTPKPLNYFTDAIMHTIQDECSKYGLSIPQVIIEPGRWIVGEAGITLYTIGSIKKIPGVRVYVGVDGGFPDNPRSALYDAKYEVVVANKMDKEKNNLVTIAGKCCESGDILRYDLKVPSLDTGDILVFKSTGAYHYSMASNYNKIPRPAVIMVKKGTDRLIVKRETYEDLLRNEL; encoded by the coding sequence ATGAAAGGAACAGAAATCATAGGTAATAATTTTTACTTCGGAGGATGTGATACAGTAAAATTAGCTAAAAAGTATGGAACTCCTCTTTATGTTATATCAGAAGACTATATATGTGAAAGATGTAAAGAAGTAAGAGAAGATTTTTTGAATAAATATGAAAATACTAGAGCTGTTTATGCAGGCAAAGCATTTTTAACATTAGAGATGTGTAGAATTATAGAAAGAGAAGGACTTGGAATAGATGTTGTTTCAGGTGGAGAAATATATACTGTTATAAAAGCAGGTTTTCCAATGGAAAAAGTAATATTTCACGGAAATAATAAAACAATAGATGAAATAGAATTGGCAGTCAAAAATAATGTGGGCAGAATTGTTGTTGATAATTTATATGAATTAGATTTGCTAAATAGTGTAGCACAAGCTCATGGTAAAAAAATGAAAATTCTATTTAGGATTACTCCTGGGGTAGATAGTCATACACATAAATATATTAGTACAGGGCAAGTAGATTCTAAGTTTGGAATACCTCTTAAAGGAAATATCATAAATGAAGCTATAAAAAGGGCTATTGATGTATCAAATGTTGAATTAATGGGCTTTCATTTTCATGTAGGCTCACAGCTTTTTGACAATTCCTCTCATATAAAAGCTGTTAAAACATTAGTCAAATTAATGAATGATATGAAAGAGGAAGTAGGATTTATTACAAAAGAATTAAATACAGGTGGAGGATTTGGTATCTATTATGTAAAAGGAGATACACCAAAGCCTTTAAATTATTTTACAGATGCTATTATGCATACTATTCAAGATGAGTGTAGCAAATATGGTCTTTCAATACCGCAGGTGATTATTGAACCAGGAAGATGGATTGTAGGAGAAGCAGGTATCACTTTATATACAATAGGTTCTATTAAAAAAATACCTGGCGTGCGAGTTTATGTAGGGGTTGATGGAGGATTTCCAGATAATCCAAGATCAGCACTTTATGATGCAAAATATGAAGTAGTTGTTGCAAATAAAATGGATAAAGAAAAAAATAATTTGGTAACAATAGCAGGAAAGTGCTGTGAGTCAGGAGATATTCTAAGATATGATTTAAAAGTACCTTCTCTTGATACGGGAGATATTTTAGTATTTAAAAGTACAGGTGCATATCATTATTCTATGGCAAGTAATTATAACAAAATACCAAGACCTGCTGTTATTATGGTAAAAAAAGGGACAGATCGTTTGATAGTAAAAAGAGAAACTTATGAAGATTTATTAAGGAATGAGCTGTAA
- a CDS encoding Mur ligase family protein, whose product MLFEGVNIYNKVFSKLKKIGIAGTNGKTTTAKILCQILKEQGIHIGFISKDEISINEERIENEFKDLNEEKLSFFLDEIVKNDVEIVIVEVDDRCLEKNIFQGIDFDIIIYTSIEIEYMNSIQSIEFYMKLQKSLLKYLSDNGIIIINADDQNSFKLLENIKDRLIITYGLSSKATITASSIDIAPIQFNCCIQRGMTSLNNMDIEPMEFPINMDFIGIHNVYNALASIAIVLIYGILPENIMKAVKKFKSIKRRMYKINNDQYQIIDDRCQNPASFEAVFEAVQSIDYEKLYIVNSIIGSKGIELNKRNAKIIANWMRGLKSAKLITTCSIDVVDGKDKVLEDERIGFYEVMKENGIFCDHKDRLEDALAIALSHASKNDLILLLGGSGMDEGENLIMKLLKGKN is encoded by the coding sequence ATGTTATTTGAAGGAGTAAATATATATAATAAAGTTTTTTCGAAGCTAAAAAAAATAGGGATTGCAGGAACAAATGGAAAAACTACAACAGCTAAGATATTATGTCAAATATTAAAAGAACAAGGAATACATATTGGATTTATTAGTAAAGATGAAATTAGCATTAATGAGGAAAGAATAGAAAATGAATTTAAAGATTTAAATGAGGAAAAATTATCTTTTTTTTTAGATGAAATAGTTAAAAATGATGTAGAAATTGTTATAGTAGAAGTAGATGATAGATGTTTAGAGAAAAATATTTTTCAGGGTATAGATTTTGATATTATTATATATACAAGCATAGAGATAGAATATATGAATAGTATTCAAAGCATAGAATTTTATATGAAGTTGCAAAAAAGTCTATTGAAGTATCTATCAGATAATGGAATTATTATTATCAATGCAGATGACCAAAATAGCTTCAAGCTATTAGAAAATATAAAGGATCGATTAATTATTACTTATGGACTTTCTTCTAAAGCTACTATTACAGCATCAAGTATAGATATTGCACCTATTCAATTTAATTGTTGTATACAACGGGGAATGACCTCACTAAATAATATGGATATTGAGCCGATGGAATTTCCGATCAATATGGATTTTATTGGAATACATAATGTATACAATGCTTTGGCTTCTATTGCAATAGTACTTATCTATGGTATTTTGCCAGAAAATATTATGAAAGCAGTAAAAAAATTTAAAAGCATAAAAAGAAGAATGTATAAAATTAATAATGATCAGTATCAAATTATAGATGATAGATGTCAGAATCCAGCTAGTTTTGAAGCTGTATTTGAAGCAGTTCAAAGTATTGATTATGAAAAATTATATATTGTAAATAGTATTATAGGCAGCAAAGGAATAGAATTAAATAAAAGGAATGCTAAGATTATTGCTAATTGGATGAGAGGATTAAAATCTGCTAAATTGATTACAACCTGTAGTATAGATGTAGTAGATGGTAAAGATAAAGTTTTAGAAGATGAACGAATTGGATTTTATGAAGTTATGAAAGAAAATGGAATATTTTGTGATCATAAAGATAGGTTGGAAGATGCATTAGCGATTGCGTTATCTCATGCGAGCAAAAATGATTTGATTCTACTTCTTGGAGGCAGTGGAATGGATGAGGGTGAAAATTTGATTATGAAGCTTTTAAAAGGGAAAAATTAA
- the dapF gene encoding diaminopimelate epimerase: protein MKFTKMHGAGNDFVLFNGLEQKIDDYGKLALQVCDRHFSVGGDGMMVVEKSNIADMKMIYFNSDGSQGEMCGNGIRCFAKFVYDNKILDKEIFTVETLAGIKTIWLDVEKDRVKSVKVNMGKPIFNAKDIPVAYKEQRVIEKNIEINGQKIIFSSVLVGVPHTVIFVDSINDIDINELGRKIENHPIFPKKTNVNFVEINSRNSINVYTWERGAGRTLACGTGCCSSVVVGNVLNKLDKKVEVRAEGGIIEVEIKDEFEIFMKGTATTICVGEFKQF, encoded by the coding sequence ATGAAATTTACGAAAATGCATGGAGCAGGAAATGATTTTGTATTATTCAATGGTCTAGAACAAAAGATTGATGATTATGGAAAATTGGCTTTACAGGTATGCGACCGACATTTTAGTGTAGGTGGAGATGGCATGATGGTTGTTGAAAAAAGTAATATAGCAGATATGAAGATGATTTATTTTAATTCAGATGGTTCTCAAGGTGAAATGTGTGGCAATGGTATAAGGTGTTTTGCTAAGTTTGTATATGATAATAAAATTTTGGATAAAGAAATTTTTACTGTAGAAACTTTAGCAGGAATAAAAACTATATGGCTTGATGTTGAAAAGGATAGAGTAAAATCTGTAAAAGTAAATATGGGAAAGCCAATATTTAATGCAAAAGATATACCTGTTGCGTATAAAGAGCAAAGAGTCATTGAAAAAAATATTGAAATAAATGGGCAAAAGATAATTTTTTCATCTGTGTTAGTAGGGGTACCTCATACGGTGATTTTTGTAGATAGTATTAATGATATAGATATTAATGAACTAGGACGTAAAATAGAAAATCATCCTATCTTTCCTAAAAAAACAAATGTAAATTTTGTTGAGATAAATAGTCGCAATAGTATAAATGTATACACATGGGAAAGAGGAGCAGGAAGGACATTAGCGTGTGGTACTGGTTGTTGTTCAAGTGTTGTAGTTGGAAATGTTTTAAATAAGCTTGATAAAAAAGTAGAGGTTCGAGCGGAAGGTGGAATAATTGAAGTTGAAATAAAAGATGAATTTGAAATTTTTATGAAAGGTACTGCTACCACAATTTGTGTAGGAGAATTTAAACAATTTTAA
- a CDS encoding sigma-54-dependent Fis family transcriptional regulator: protein MNLTNIVSSVQNIAEAIASVIKVDVTIVDNDLNRIAATGRYKNHIGEKVNRHSVFGFALQQGESFIIENPRNHEACLKCEKIKECKEYAEVCCPIKVNDEIIGVIGLIAFEEKQREAIIDNKVNLMEFLNRMADLIASKLLEKEKTYRMKLLARELETVLHSVDRGIIAVNENGLVLHYNKKAAQLFKMNENEVVHMNIKQLLEDFDLSSFITKNIPIKNREFSYKRNGYYFRGVFDANPILAGKKNFGFVFTFSKISEVLSVVNDIATRTMATSFDHIIGNSGCLKKVKYAAKRAARSTSTVLIQGESGTGKELFARAIHFYSDRAKEPFIPINCAAIPEQLLESELFGYEEGAFTGSKKGGKTGKFELAHKGTLFLDEIGDMPIHLQTKLLRVLQEYVIEKVGGKDFIPIDVRIIAATNKKLEEQVLEGAFREDLFYRLNVIPLNIPPLRQRREDIEVLVEYLLEKCNRKLGKNILKIDEYALKILMNYKWPGNVRELENTIEYAVNMCSGNRITPQDLPNRLRNKEINLKEKDFERIVPIKELEIKEIKKALDYFGNTKQAITKAAKALGMSRATLYRKLKDYGIKQS from the coding sequence ATGAACCTTACGAATATTGTTTCGAGTGTTCAAAATATTGCTGAAGCTATAGCAAGCGTTATTAAGGTAGATGTAACTATTGTAGATAATGATCTTAATAGAATTGCTGCTACAGGACGGTATAAAAATCATATTGGTGAAAAAGTAAATAGACATTCTGTCTTTGGTTTTGCACTTCAGCAAGGAGAAAGCTTTATTATTGAAAATCCTAGAAATCATGAGGCCTGTCTTAAATGTGAAAAGATAAAAGAATGTAAAGAATATGCAGAAGTTTGTTGTCCTATTAAAGTAAATGATGAGATCATTGGAGTCATAGGACTTATTGCTTTTGAAGAAAAGCAGAGAGAAGCTATTATAGATAATAAAGTAAATCTTATGGAATTCTTAAATAGAATGGCAGATTTGATAGCTTCAAAGCTATTAGAAAAAGAAAAGACATACAGGATGAAGCTTTTAGCAAGAGAACTAGAAACAGTACTTCATTCTGTAGATAGAGGGATTATTGCAGTTAATGAGAATGGATTAGTACTCCATTATAATAAAAAAGCTGCGCAATTATTTAAAATGAACGAAAACGAAGTAGTTCATATGAATATAAAACAATTATTAGAAGATTTTGACTTAAGCAGTTTTATTACGAAAAATATTCCTATAAAAAATAGAGAATTTAGTTATAAAAGGAATGGATATTATTTTAGAGGAGTATTTGATGCAAATCCTATTTTAGCAGGAAAAAAGAATTTTGGATTTGTTTTTACCTTTAGCAAGATTTCTGAGGTGCTAAGTGTAGTAAATGACATTGCCACAAGGACGATGGCAACAAGCTTTGATCATATTATAGGAAATAGTGGCTGTCTTAAAAAAGTAAAATATGCGGCTAAAAGAGCTGCAAGATCAACTTCAACTGTTTTAATTCAAGGAGAGAGTGGAACGGGTAAAGAATTATTTGCTAGAGCTATACATTTTTATAGTGATCGAGCAAAAGAACCCTTTATCCCTATCAATTGTGCAGCTATTCCTGAGCAATTATTAGAGAGTGAACTTTTTGGATATGAGGAAGGTGCTTTTACTGGATCTAAAAAAGGTGGAAAAACTGGTAAATTTGAATTAGCCCATAAAGGAACTCTGTTTTTAGACGAAATTGGGGATATGCCAATCCATCTTCAAACAAAGCTTTTAAGAGTATTGCAGGAGTATGTGATTGAAAAGGTTGGAGGAAAAGATTTTATACCTATAGATGTCAGAATTATTGCAGCAACAAATAAAAAGTTAGAAGAACAAGTATTAGAAGGTGCATTTAGAGAAGATTTATTTTATCGTTTAAATGTGATTCCGTTAAATATTCCACCACTAAGACAGAGGAGAGAGGACATAGAGGTTTTAGTAGAATATTTACTTGAAAAATGTAATAGAAAGCTAGGGAAGAATATTTTAAAAATTGATGAGTATGCATTAAAAATACTTATGAACTATAAATGGCCTGGCAATGTAAGAGAACTTGAGAATACTATTGAATATGCTGTAAATATGTGTAGTGGGAATAGGATTACACCACAAGATTTGCCAAACAGACTAAGAAATAAAGAAATAAATTTGAAAGAGAAGGACTTTGAAAGAATTGTTCCTATTAAAGAATTAGAAATAAAAGAAATAAAAAAAGCTTTAGATTACTTTGGAAATACAAAGCAGGCCATAACAAAGGCAGCTAAGGCTCTAGGAATGAGCCGAGCAACGCTTTATAGAAAATTAAAAGATTATGGGATAAAACAGTCTTAA
- a CDS encoding single-stranded DNA-binding protein encodes MTDRVIDTNIVTVVGEIYSPSVFSHEMYGEGFYTFEIKVPRLSEYNDILPVTISERLIMDLDMNIGTVVKIEGQLRSYNKYVDGKNRLILTIFARDMSLCKEEVKNPNYIFLDGYICKPPVYRSTPFGREITDMLIAVNRPYNKSDYIPCIAWGRNARFSEKLKVGDHLKIWGRVQSREYQKKLRDDKVETRIAYEVSISKMEMSDENNKAAQ; translated from the coding sequence ATGACAGATCGAGTAATTGATACGAATATAGTAACAGTTGTAGGAGAGATTTATTCACCTTCAGTTTTTAGTCATGAAATGTATGGAGAAGGGTTTTATACTTTTGAGATAAAAGTTCCTAGATTAAGTGAATATAATGACATATTGCCTGTGACTATTTCAGAACGATTGATAATGGATTTAGATATGAATATAGGAACAGTTGTTAAGATTGAGGGACAGTTACGATCATACAACAAATATGTAGATGGAAAAAACAGGCTTATTTTAACTATTTTTGCTCGTGATATGTCACTATGTAAAGAAGAAGTGAAAAATCCAAATTATATTTTTTTAGATGGTTATATTTGTAAACCACCTGTATATCGATCAACACCGTTTGGAAGAGAGATTACAGACATGTTGATTGCTGTTAACAGACCGTACAATAAGTCTGATTATATTCCATGTATTGCTTGGGGGAGAAATGCAAGATTTTCAGAAAAACTAAAGGTAGGAGATCATTTGAAAATATGGGGAAGAGTACAGAGCAGAGAATATCAAAAAAAATTAAGAGATGATAAAGTAGAAACAAGAATAGCTTACGAGGTATCTATATCAAAAATGGAAATGAGTGATGAAAATAATAAAGCAGCCCAATAA
- a CDS encoding serine dehydratase subunit alpha family protein, protein MKYRNLIIETLKREVVPAMGCTEPVAVALACAKAKELIDFNYIKKAEVYVSPNIYKNGLSVGIPNTNEVGLHIAAALGFIGGKSEKELQVLDGIQEKDVVLANELLESGKLTLGIKDTKEKIYVEVNFVSDQGSSKSIIKGKHNRFTYLERNQEVLLEEKECIGKAKDDMNLLYTLKINDIIKEIEKIPYEEIAFMMEGIEMNEKIAMEGLKQKRGMGVGFSLYENMKKGMLSDDLMNYAMMITAAASDARMSGMSMSVMSSNGSGNNGLTAILPIVAYKNKFHVEKERLARALAISHIMNSYIKYYIGRLSAICGCGVAAATGASVAIVWLMGANDKQIEGTIKNMIANVSGMICDGAKVGCALKLATSAATAVQSAILALNNNIVPAKNGIVADTAEETIKNLGTLSQEGMSITDHVILKVMKNMQAS, encoded by the coding sequence GTGAAATATAGAAATCTTATAATTGAAACGTTAAAGAGAGAAGTTGTACCTGCTATGGGTTGTACGGAACCAGTAGCAGTAGCATTAGCTTGCGCAAAGGCAAAAGAATTAATAGATTTTAATTATATAAAAAAAGCAGAGGTTTATGTGAGTCCTAATATATATAAAAATGGTTTAAGTGTAGGAATTCCAAATACTAATGAAGTAGGACTTCATATTGCAGCAGCTTTAGGGTTTATTGGAGGAAAGAGTGAAAAAGAGTTGCAGGTTTTAGATGGAATTCAAGAAAAGGATGTTGTTTTAGCAAATGAGTTGTTAGAAAGTGGAAAATTAACATTAGGGATTAAGGATACTAAAGAAAAGATATATGTTGAAGTAAACTTCGTATCAGATCAAGGAAGTAGTAAGAGTATTATAAAAGGAAAGCATAATCGATTTACTTATTTAGAAAGAAATCAAGAAGTTTTATTAGAAGAAAAGGAATGCATTGGAAAAGCAAAGGATGATATGAATTTATTATATACTTTAAAAATAAATGATATTATAAAGGAAATAGAAAAAATACCTTATGAGGAAATTGCCTTTATGATGGAAGGCATTGAAATGAATGAAAAGATAGCAATGGAAGGACTAAAACAAAAAAGAGGAATGGGTGTAGGGTTTAGTTTATATGAAAATATGAAAAAGGGAATGTTATCAGATGATTTGATGAATTATGCTATGATGATTACTGCTGCTGCATCAGATGCAAGAATGTCTGGAATGAGTATGTCTGTAATGAGTAGTAATGGAAGTGGAAATAATGGGCTAACAGCAATTCTTCCTATTGTAGCCTATAAAAATAAATTTCATGTAGAGAAGGAAAGATTAGCAAGAGCATTGGCAATTAGTCATATTATGAATAGTTATATTAAATATTATATAGGAAGATTATCTGCTATTTGTGGCTGTGGTGTTGCCGCAGCAACCGGTGCAAGTGTGGCGATTGTATGGCTGATGGGAGCAAATGATAAACAAATAGAGGGAACTATAAAAAATATGATTGCTAATGTTAGTGGTATGATTTGTGATGGTGCAAAGGTTGGATGTGCATTAAAACTTGCAACTTCCGCAGCTACTGCTGTTCAGTCAGCTATTTTAGCATTAAATAATAATATTGTACCTGCTAAGAATGGTATTGTTGCAGATACAGCTGAAGAAACAATAAAGAATTTAGGAACATTATCTCAAGAAGGAATGAGTATTACAGATCATGTTATATTAAAAGTTATGAAAAATATGCAAGCTTCCTAA
- a CDS encoding RNA-guided endonuclease InsQ/TnpB family protein: MGFKKKNENSIVLCKKIQIHPTKEQIADIERDSFLCKLLYNTYLAQRKEYYTCYNKNMKMTEQRSQIKLLREQNTDYAKVYAKYLHAVCMDLAVDYDNCVKKRSRGEKTRLPRYKDKDYFYPLKTPKQYVKIKEDRIKLGFYEIKVDVNEIPTNYGEVWIVKARNKYLISVSYEANKKENNNNNILAIDLGISKFATGINQNGEVIEIINPRYDKYWNKKIDKVRSMRDTKKKGSGRYKKLTKALKRLYEKRRKQQEHFIHTITKYLVLNNKELILGDLSQEQMIKKSNLTKLNRSIKENWGLGKFKTFLTYKAKLHDVKVVYINEAYTSKTCSNCGNRKSMELSKRVYKCMCGMTLDRDINSSINIFNKHNKNKALNYKNINQVTTLHFHFGKLVA; this comes from the coding sequence ATGGGATTCAAGAAGAAAAATGAAAACAGTATTGTATTATGCAAAAAAATTCAAATACACCCTACAAAAGAGCAAATAGCAGATATAGAAAGAGATAGTTTTTTATGTAAACTCCTTTATAATACTTATTTAGCTCAAAGAAAAGAATATTATACTTGTTACAATAAAAACATGAAAATGACAGAACAGAGAAGTCAAATTAAGCTACTACGTGAGCAAAATACAGATTATGCAAAAGTATATGCAAAATATCTTCATGCAGTTTGTATGGATTTAGCAGTAGATTATGATAATTGTGTTAAAAAAAGAAGTAGAGGAGAAAAAACTAGACTTCCTCGATATAAGGATAAGGACTATTTTTATCCACTTAAAACACCTAAGCAATATGTGAAAATAAAAGAAGATAGAATTAAATTAGGTTTTTATGAAATAAAAGTAGATGTAAATGAAATACCGACAAATTATGGAGAGGTTTGGATTGTTAAAGCTAGAAACAAATATTTAATTTCTGTGTCTTATGAAGCTAACAAAAAAGAAAACAATAACAATAATATTTTAGCAATAGATTTAGGGATTTCTAAATTTGCAACAGGTATAAATCAAAATGGAGAAGTTATTGAAATTATAAACCCAAGATATGATAAGTATTGGAATAAAAAAATAGATAAAGTAAGGTCAATGAGAGATACAAAGAAAAAGGGTAGTGGAAGATATAAAAAATTAACTAAGGCTTTAAAAAGATTATATGAGAAAAGAAGAAAACAACAAGAGCATTTTATTCATACTATAACAAAATACTTAGTCTTAAATAATAAAGAATTAATTCTTGGAGATTTATCACAAGAGCAAATGATTAAAAAATCAAATTTAACAAAATTAAACAGAAGTATAAAAGAAAATTGGGGGTTAGGTAAATTCAAGACATTTTTAACATACAAGGCAAAATTGCATGATGTTAAAGTGGTTTATATAAATGAAGCCTACACATCTAAAACTTGTTCAAATTGTGGTAATCGAAAGAGCATGGAATTATCAAAAAGAGTTTATAAGTGTATGTGTGGTATGACATTAGATAGAGATATTAATTCAAGTATTAATATTTTTAATAAACACAATAAAAATAAAGCACTGAATTATAAAAATATAAATCAAGTAACTACTCTACATTTTCATTTTGGAAAATTAGTTGCTTGA
- the dapD gene encoding 2,3,4,5-tetrahydropyridine-2,6-dicarboxylate N-acetyltransferase: MNTEKKSTNENIDLTNPYAIAKFIKNAKKSTPVKAYVNGNLNDAPADNIKKFGHENFWILFGEYNQVSDYLSKYKNLIKDYEIENDRRNSAIPMLDIKAIDARIEPGAIIRDRVKIGKNAVIMMGAVINIGSEIGEGTMIDMNAVLGARATIGKNVHVGAGAVIAGVLEPPSASPVIIEDDVMIGANAVILEGIRVGKGAVVAAGAIVTKDVPKGAVVAGSPAKIIKEKDEKTADKTKLLDDLRG; encoded by the coding sequence ATGAATACAGAAAAAAAATCAACTAATGAAAATATAGATTTAACAAATCCTTATGCCATTGCAAAGTTTATTAAAAATGCAAAAAAATCTACACCTGTAAAAGCTTATGTAAACGGTAATCTTAACGATGCTCCAGCTGATAACATCAAAAAATTTGGTCATGAAAATTTTTGGATTCTATTCGGTGAGTATAATCAAGTTTCAGATTACTTATCAAAATATAAAAATCTTATAAAAGATTATGAAATAGAAAACGACCGAAGAAACTCTGCCATTCCTATGCTTGATATTAAAGCAATCGATGCACGGATTGAGCCGGGTGCTATAATAAGAGATCGCGTAAAAATCGGAAAAAACGCAGTAATTATGATGGGTGCTGTAATTAATATAGGATCTGAAATCGGAGAAGGAACTATGATCGATATGAATGCTGTACTTGGAGCTCGTGCTACCATTGGTAAAAACGTACATGTAGGTGCAGGAGCTGTTATTGCAGGCGTATTAGAACCCCCTAGTGCATCTCCAGTAATAATAGAAGATGACGTAATGATTGGTGCTAACGCTGTTATATTAGAAGGTATTCGAGTAGGGAAAGGAGCAGTAGTTGCTGCTGGAGCTATTGTTACAAAAGATGTTCCTAAAGGTGCTGTTGTTGCTGGTTCCCCTGCAAAAATCATCAAAGAAAAAGATGAAAAGACTGCCGATAAAACAAAATTATTAGATGATTTAAGAGGCTAA